The Miscanthus floridulus cultivar M001 chromosome 17, ASM1932011v1, whole genome shotgun sequence genome has a window encoding:
- the LOC136516931 gene encoding uncharacterized protein: MGGGVWVFRLASLLALGFVLSCVEASLGDIDPRYRTCVRECQTTGITGENIISHCRSKENDTSVGGSWYNQEQIYVQWKQLNCITDCRYFCMMQREGGRQSLGLSPVKYHGKWPFLRVSVFQEPLSAALSAMNLLMHFTGWLSFFLLVNYKLPLRPQTKRTYYEYTGLWHIYAILSMNVWFWSSIFHTRDIDLTEKLDYSSAVALLGYSLILSLLRTFNVKDEATRVMFAAPILAFVTTHILYLNFYELDYGWNMKVCVVMAVVQLLSWAIWGGVSQHPSRLKLWTVVFGGALAMLLELYDFPPYMGYADAHSLWHASTIPLTYLWWSFIKDDAEFRTSTLIKKAK, from the exons ATGGGTGGAGGCGTCTGGGTTTTCCGGTTGGCTTCCCTTCTTGCGCTTGGTTTTGTGCTCAGCTGCGTCGAGGCTAGCCTGGGAGATATTGATCCGCGGTACAG AACCTGCGTGAGGGAGTGTCAGACCACAGGGATTACTGGGGAGAATATCATCAGCCACTGCCGGTCCAAAGAGAATGACACATCTGTTGGAGGTTCTTGGTACAACCAGGAGCAAATTTACGTGCAGTGGAAACAACTGAACTGTATAACAGATTGTCGCTACTTCTGCATGATGCAGAGAGAAGGGGGACGCCAATCACTTGGCCTGAGCCCTGTGAAATATCATGGCAAATGGCCTTTCTTACGTGTTTCTGTGTTCCAG GAACCTCTTTCAGCTGCACTATCTGCTATGAACCTATTAATGCACTTCACTGGCTGGCTTTCATTTTTCCTTCTAGTGAATTACAAATTACCTCTTAGACCCCAGACGAAGAGAACTTACTATGAATATACTGGCTTATGGCATATCTATGCAATTTTATCAATGAATGTGTGGTTCTGGAGCTCCATCTTCCATACTAG AGATATTGACTTGACTGAGAAGTTGGACTACTCTTCAGCTGTTGCGCTGCTTGGATACTCGTTAATCCTTTCATTGCTAAGGACTTTCAATGTCAAGGATGAGGCTACCAGGGTGATGTTTGCAGCCCCTATTTTGGCATTCGTTACAACACACATCTTGTATCTTAACTTCTACGAGCTTGACTATG GATGGAACATGAAAGTCTGTGTGGTGATGGCTGTGGTTCAACTTCTGTCATGGGCAATTTGGGGTGGTGTAAGCCAACACCCGTCACGACTCAAGCTTTGGACAGTTGTTTTTGGAGGAGCACTAGCTATGCTTCTCGAACTCTACGACTTTCCTCCATACATGGGCTATGCCGATGCCCACTCTCTGTGGCATGCGAGCACCATTCCACTCACGTACCTCTGGTGGAGCTTCATTAAGGATGACGCCGAATTCCGCACCTCAACACTCATCAAGAAGGCAAAGTAA